A stretch of Carnobacterium iners DNA encodes these proteins:
- the pepT gene encoding peptidase T has protein sequence MYKNLVPRFVRYIQTETRSDETSTTIPSTQTQVVFAKTLMAELKALGMSDVSYNEKNGYVTATLSSNSVENVPTIGFIAHMDTADFNAEDVQPQFHENYDGNAIVLNQEKNIILSPKDFPNLKNYIGKTLITTDGSTLLGADDKAGIAEIMTAMEILLADSTIKHGAVRVAFGPDEEIGIGADLFDVPDFNADFAYTMDGGPVGELEYESFNAASAIVNIQGKNVHPGTAKDTMINALKLGLAFDAAFPQGEVPEKTSGREGFFHLLGMTGEVEEARMEYIIRDHDWTKFEERKAFIQKVAKELNEEIGVERIFVELKDSYYNMGEIIEKDMTVIDLAEQAMKNLNIKPIIEPIRGGTDGSKISFMGLPTPNIFAGGENFHGRYEFVAVESMQKATDVIVEIVSLNARNKEQC, from the coding sequence ATGTATAAAAATTTAGTTCCAAGATTCGTTCGCTATATTCAAACAGAAACTCGTTCTGATGAGACGAGTACTACTATTCCTTCCACACAAACTCAAGTCGTTTTTGCTAAAACATTAATGGCTGAATTAAAGGCTTTAGGTATGAGTGATGTTTCTTATAACGAAAAAAACGGGTATGTTACTGCAACTTTGTCATCCAATAGTGTTGAAAACGTTCCAACAATCGGCTTCATTGCTCATATGGATACAGCTGATTTCAATGCTGAAGACGTTCAGCCACAGTTTCATGAAAACTATGACGGAAATGCAATTGTGTTAAACCAAGAAAAGAATATCATTTTATCACCTAAAGATTTTCCTAATTTGAAAAATTATATTGGCAAAACATTAATTACTACAGATGGTTCTACTTTATTGGGAGCTGACGATAAAGCCGGTATTGCTGAAATTATGACAGCAATGGAAATTTTATTAGCTGATTCAACGATTAAACATGGTGCTGTTCGTGTAGCCTTTGGTCCTGATGAGGAAATTGGAATTGGTGCAGATCTTTTTGATGTGCCAGACTTTAATGCAGATTTTGCTTATACAATGGACGGTGGGCCTGTCGGAGAACTAGAATACGAAAGCTTTAATGCTGCTTCAGCTATTGTGAACATTCAGGGGAAAAATGTTCACCCAGGAACAGCAAAAGATACGATGATAAATGCCTTGAAACTTGGTTTAGCTTTTGACGCTGCTTTTCCTCAAGGTGAAGTTCCCGAAAAAACAAGTGGTCGAGAAGGATTTTTCCATTTATTAGGAATGACCGGTGAAGTAGAAGAAGCCAGAATGGAGTACATCATTCGAGATCATGATTGGACTAAATTTGAAGAACGTAAAGCTTTTATACAAAAAGTTGCAAAAGAATTAAATGAAGAAATAGGTGTTGAACGAATTTTTGTTGAGCTAAAAGATTCTTATTACAATATGGGTGAAATTATCGAAAAAGACATGACGGTTATTGACCTTGCTGAGCAAGCAATGAAAAACTTGAATATCAAACCGATTATTGAGCCAATTAGAGGCGGGACTGACGGCTCTAAGATTTCATTTATGGGATTACCAACACCTAACATATTCGCAGGTGGCGAAAACTTCCATGGTCGTTATGAATTCGTTGCAGTAGAAAGTATGCAAAAAGCAACAGATGTCATTGTTGAAATTGTTTCTTTAAATGCAAGAAATAAAGAGCAATGTTAA
- the addA gene encoding helicase-exonuclease AddAB subunit AddA: MSQLPIKPLNSRFTDGQWQSIHKSGHNILVSASAGSGKTTVLVQRVIEKIKAGVNVDELLIVTYTEAAAREMKERIKTAIQQAITGEGLPEQKQHLIKQMTLLPQASISTLHAFCLQVIRRYYYLIDLDPVFRLLTDETEIVLLKESVWEEVRETLYGDETASFLDLARAYSNDRSDTGLTELIFSLYEFSRANPDPDYWLENLSGLYNDTLDSFSKGILFQQLVKPQLSDSLINFIELDLTAVKIGEGEQELVNQTEIVASEAAHFKEVLALIQADHYQDVYPLVQSFKFVNWRAVKKSADDSVKEAGIEMAILRKQTKTRYEKMKEEYFNAPLENQLAIMIKTVPLIEEMARVAKVYSLAYRERKNERNLLDFNDLEHLTLEILAKNEAQKWTPTEASSHYREKFKEVMIDEYQDINKLQENIMHWLTKDEKDTGNLFMVGDVKQSIYSFRLADPGLFLEKYEKYGENNGGERIILAENFRSRGEILQFTNLIFEQLMDKSVGQMDYNEPAKLIQGFTDFPETTEHATEILIYEKGKETKKDEADEESLDYDMQIEGKTQGELLMVGQKIQQLIQEGFPIYDKKLKSNRPIRYKDIVLLTPTKKNNLVLLEIFNRLSVPLSVNNTQNYFQTTEITIMMSLLKIIDNPYQDIPLAAVLRSPIVGLNENELASIRISQKTGDYYEALNRFYSSYPGEDKASGFTTALFNKIDVFLSRLKKWREEARRNHLVELIWSIYTDTQFLDYVGGMSSGRQRKANLHALYERAASYEKMSFKGLFQFVRFIEKMQEKDKDLAEPKAIAADEDAVRVMTIHASKGLEFPVVFVLDLTKRFNLQDITKSYLFNEDFGIGTEYRDQESHIRYASLSNSALKVERKAKLLSEEMRKLYVALTRAEEKLFLVGSYIDEEAAYKEWGIISGHEATVLPNADRLAANSLMKWIGLSLMRHSDAINDFLSITANNVHIKNHPAKFSIHFYKERMIQEELIQENLETDEKWIEKLDESVSKNTLVAEEQLLLEEALALMDYTYRYEKSTHTTSYQSVSEIKRLFEEPEDEFMVKIDVNQPRNQNRFVEDKLTRPKFMAEMTAPTSAEIGTATHLVMQSINLFEPVTAISVSELILNLVERGMLQPEVAVKIEEEKIVRFFENKLGQLLLTHPEQVKREAPFSLLIKADKIFTDLDPTAKDNILIHGIVDGYLEFEKKIILFDYKTDQITRYGLKASKKMLAKYKGQMNLYRKALEISLNKPVVEAYLCLLANNELVLVNE; the protein is encoded by the coding sequence ATGAGTCAATTGCCAATTAAACCATTAAATAGCCGATTTACAGATGGCCAATGGCAGTCAATTCACAAATCTGGCCATAATATTTTGGTCTCTGCCTCAGCTGGATCGGGTAAAACAACCGTATTGGTTCAACGCGTGATTGAAAAAATAAAAGCGGGTGTTAATGTAGACGAATTGTTGATTGTCACCTACACAGAAGCGGCCGCAAGAGAAATGAAAGAACGAATTAAAACAGCTATTCAACAAGCCATTACTGGTGAAGGTCTCCCAGAACAAAAGCAACATTTAATAAAACAAATGACACTACTGCCACAAGCTTCTATTAGCACACTTCACGCCTTTTGTTTACAAGTTATCCGTCGTTATTATTATTTAATTGATCTAGACCCTGTTTTTAGATTGTTAACAGATGAAACAGAAATCGTTTTATTAAAAGAGTCCGTTTGGGAAGAGGTTAGAGAAACGTTATACGGAGATGAAACAGCTTCATTTCTCGATTTAGCCCGTGCTTATTCTAACGATCGTAGTGATACTGGATTAACCGAACTTATTTTTTCGCTATATGAATTCTCTAGAGCCAATCCTGATCCCGATTATTGGTTGGAAAATCTTTCTGGTTTATATAATGATACGTTAGATTCTTTTTCAAAAGGAATCTTATTTCAACAACTAGTAAAACCTCAACTGTCAGATAGTTTGATAAATTTTATTGAATTAGACTTAACGGCTGTTAAAATTGGCGAAGGCGAGCAAGAGTTAGTCAATCAGACTGAAATAGTTGCCAGTGAAGCAGCCCATTTTAAAGAGGTACTTGCGCTTATTCAAGCTGATCACTATCAAGACGTCTATCCTTTAGTTCAATCCTTTAAGTTCGTTAATTGGAGGGCAGTCAAAAAATCAGCCGATGATAGTGTAAAAGAAGCCGGTATCGAAATGGCGATTTTACGAAAACAAACAAAGACTCGTTATGAAAAAATGAAAGAAGAGTATTTTAATGCGCCTTTAGAAAATCAACTTGCAATCATGATAAAAACAGTGCCACTAATTGAAGAGATGGCTCGTGTTGCAAAGGTATATTCACTAGCTTATCGCGAGAGAAAAAATGAGCGAAATTTACTAGATTTCAATGACTTAGAGCACTTAACACTAGAAATTCTAGCTAAAAATGAAGCTCAAAAGTGGACACCAACAGAAGCATCTAGTCACTATCGAGAAAAATTTAAAGAAGTTATGATTGATGAGTATCAAGATATCAATAAACTACAGGAAAATATTATGCACTGGTTAACAAAAGACGAAAAAGATACGGGCAATCTTTTTATGGTAGGAGACGTCAAACAATCTATTTACTCTTTTAGATTAGCGGATCCTGGTTTGTTTTTAGAGAAATACGAAAAGTACGGTGAAAATAATGGTGGCGAACGGATTATTTTAGCTGAAAATTTCCGATCACGAGGGGAGATTTTACAATTTACTAATTTAATCTTTGAACAACTGATGGATAAGTCTGTTGGCCAAATGGATTATAATGAGCCTGCTAAATTAATTCAAGGTTTTACTGACTTTCCAGAAACAACTGAGCATGCTACAGAGATTCTGATTTATGAAAAAGGAAAAGAAACAAAAAAAGATGAGGCTGATGAAGAGTCTTTAGATTACGATATGCAAATAGAAGGCAAAACGCAAGGCGAGCTACTAATGGTGGGTCAAAAAATTCAACAACTGATTCAAGAAGGATTTCCTATTTATGATAAGAAATTAAAAAGTAACCGTCCTATTAGATACAAGGACATTGTCTTATTAACCCCTACTAAAAAAAATAATTTAGTTTTACTAGAGATATTTAACCGTCTATCGGTTCCGTTATCTGTCAATAACACACAAAATTATTTTCAAACGACTGAGATTACGATTATGATGTCTTTACTAAAAATTATTGATAATCCATATCAAGATATTCCTTTAGCTGCTGTTTTGCGTTCACCTATTGTGGGTTTAAATGAAAATGAACTAGCATCTATTCGAATTAGTCAAAAAACAGGTGATTATTACGAAGCACTTAATCGATTTTATTCTTCTTATCCAGGAGAAGATAAAGCTAGTGGATTTACGACAGCCTTATTTAATAAAATTGATGTGTTTTTATCTCGTTTAAAAAAATGGCGGGAAGAGGCGAGAAGAAATCATTTAGTCGAATTGATTTGGTCTATCTATACAGATACTCAATTCCTTGATTACGTAGGAGGGATGAGTTCAGGGCGTCAGCGCAAAGCAAATCTACATGCTTTATACGAAAGAGCGGCTAGCTATGAGAAAATGAGTTTTAAAGGACTCTTTCAATTTGTTCGCTTTATTGAAAAGATGCAAGAAAAGGATAAAGATTTAGCTGAACCTAAAGCCATTGCTGCAGATGAAGATGCGGTGCGCGTTATGACCATTCATGCTAGTAAAGGGTTAGAATTTCCGGTTGTTTTTGTGTTAGATTTAACTAAAAGGTTTAATTTACAAGACATTACAAAAAGTTATTTGTTTAATGAAGATTTTGGAATTGGGACGGAATATAGAGATCAAGAGAGCCACATCCGTTATGCTTCATTGTCTAATAGTGCATTAAAAGTGGAGAGAAAAGCTAAGTTGCTATCAGAAGAGATGAGAAAACTATATGTTGCTCTGACTCGCGCTGAAGAAAAACTCTTTTTAGTTGGTTCCTATATAGATGAAGAAGCTGCTTACAAAGAATGGGGAATCATAAGTGGGCATGAAGCAACTGTTTTGCCTAATGCCGATCGTCTGGCAGCAAATAGCTTAATGAAATGGATTGGACTTTCGTTGATGAGACATTCAGATGCAATAAATGATTTTCTTTCGATCACGGCTAATAATGTGCACATTAAAAATCATCCGGCTAAGTTTTCTATTCACTTTTATAAAGAAAGGATGATTCAAGAAGAATTAATTCAAGAAAATCTTGAAACAGACGAAAAGTGGATTGAAAAACTTGATGAATCTGTTTCAAAAAACACCTTAGTTGCTGAGGAACAACTGCTATTAGAAGAAGCGTTAGCGCTCATGGATTATACTTACCGTTATGAAAAATCAACTCACACAACTAGTTATCAATCTGTCTCAGAGATTAAGCGGTTATTTGAAGAACCAGAAGATGAGTTCATGGTCAAAATAGATGTGAACCAGCCACGCAATCAAAATCGATTTGTAGAGGACAAGTTGACACGACCTAAATTTATGGCAGAGATGACAGCTCCCACAAGTGCAGAAATAGGAACAGCAACACACTTAGTGATGCAATCTATTAATCTTTTTGAACCGGTTACTGCCATTTCAGTTAGCGAACTAATACTGAACCTAGTTGAACGTGGTATGTTGCAACCTGAAGTAGCTGTAAAAATAGAAGAGGAAAAAATCGTTCGCTTTTTTGAAAACAAATTAGGACAGTTATTATTAACTCATCCCGAACAAGTTAAAAGAGAAGCCCCTTTTTCATTACTAATAAAAGCAGATAAGATCTTTACTGATTTAGATCCTACTGCAAAAGATAATATTTTGATACACGGAATTGTAGATGGGTACTTGGAATTTGAAAAAAAGATTATTTTATTTGATTATAAAACAGACCAAATTACTCGCTACGGTTTGAAAGCTAGTAAGAAGATGCTTGCAAAATATAAAGGACAAATGAATTTATATCGAAAAGCACTTGAAATTAGTTTGAATAAACCTGTTGTAGAAGCTTATTTATGTTTATTAGCTAACAATGAATTGGTTCTAGTAAACGAATAA
- a CDS encoding DUF1294 domain-containing protein, which produces MLTYLVAYSVALNGWLFILMGLDKKKAQQHKWRIPEKRLLTLGLVGGGLGGLLGMYLFRHKTKELKFKVIYSLGVVVLLSVIFYFLVLN; this is translated from the coding sequence ATGTTAACTTATTTAGTGGCGTATAGTGTTGCTTTAAACGGCTGGCTATTTATTTTGATGGGACTTGATAAAAAAAAGGCGCAACAACATAAATGGCGTATTCCCGAAAAAAGATTGCTAACACTCGGACTCGTTGGTGGAGGTTTAGGTGGCTTATTGGGTATGTATCTGTTTAGACACAAGACGAAAGAACTTAAATTTAAAGTAATCTATTCTTTAGGAGTAGTCGTACTACTTAGCGTCATTTTTTACTTTTTAGTTTTAAATTAA
- a CDS encoding putative glycoside hydrolase codes for MMTTKKLTNSLLLSFLLFTAFPLATHAADPIKNQPIEVNDQPLLSIPKKFPAQFAYDSGINIAYPENGVKGVYLTAYSAGAPKRMAELSEFVTSSGLNAMVIDIKDDIGHLTTDIKSDNELIQKSTQNYIADPDSMMVNLEKNQIYPIARVVVFKDTLLAEAKPELSFKRPDGSVWKNSNGDAFVNPFSKEVWEYNVEVAKQAAKMGFKEIQFDYVRFPEGFETQSDSLSYTRGDYQDSELDEVQQRVTAVTDFVKYAREELRPYGVEVSVDIFGYAAIVPEAPGIGQNFGKISENVDVISSMIYPSHWGSYFGIAKPDLEPYKLVQEYMKVENELLGSLETPPKSRPWLQDFTASYLGAGNYINYGAPQVSDQIKALHEAGIEEFLLWDANNTYTPGVEYNLK; via the coding sequence ATGATGACTACTAAAAAACTAACGAATAGTTTATTGCTAAGTTTTTTACTTTTTACTGCTTTTCCATTAGCAACACATGCAGCTGATCCTATCAAGAATCAACCTATCGAAGTCAACGATCAACCTCTTTTAAGCATCCCTAAAAAATTCCCAGCACAATTTGCTTATGATAGTGGAATTAATATTGCTTATCCTGAAAACGGGGTTAAAGGAGTCTATTTAACGGCTTATTCTGCTGGTGCACCAAAAAGAATGGCTGAATTATCTGAATTTGTTACCTCTAGTGGCTTAAATGCTATGGTTATTGATATAAAAGATGATATTGGCCACCTTACTACAGATATAAAATCCGATAACGAACTAATTCAAAAAAGCACTCAAAACTATATTGCTGATCCAGATTCAATGATGGTCAATTTAGAAAAAAATCAAATTTATCCTATTGCTCGAGTAGTTGTTTTTAAAGATACTTTACTTGCAGAAGCAAAACCAGAATTATCTTTCAAGCGTCCCGATGGAAGTGTTTGGAAAAACAGCAATGGCGATGCCTTTGTAAATCCATTCTCAAAAGAAGTTTGGGAGTACAATGTTGAAGTAGCTAAACAAGCTGCGAAAATGGGCTTCAAGGAAATTCAGTTTGATTATGTTCGTTTCCCAGAAGGTTTTGAAACGCAAAGCGATAGTTTAAGTTACACTCGTGGCGATTATCAAGACAGTGAATTGGATGAAGTGCAACAGCGTGTTACTGCTGTAACCGATTTTGTTAAATATGCACGCGAAGAGTTGCGTCCGTATGGCGTTGAGGTATCTGTAGATATCTTTGGTTATGCTGCTATTGTTCCAGAAGCTCCAGGAATTGGGCAAAACTTTGGTAAAATTTCTGAAAATGTCGATGTTATTTCTTCGATGATTTATCCTAGTCACTGGGGTTCTTATTTTGGGATTGCAAAACCCGACCTTGAACCTTACAAATTAGTCCAAGAATACATGAAAGTTGAAAATGAGTTACTAGGTTCATTAGAAACACCACCTAAATCAAGACCTTGGCTACAAGACTTCACGGCTTCTTATCTTGGTGCTGGTAACTACATCAATTATGGAGCCCCTCAAGTATCTGATCAAATCAAAGCTTTACACGAAGCTGGAATTGAAGAGTTTCTTTTATGGGATGCCAATAATACTTACACGCCAGGTGTAGAGTACAACTTAAAATAG
- a CDS encoding PD-(D/E)XK nuclease family protein → MGLQFILGRANRDKRGFMLDEIATTLNTNKQAKVFYLVPDHIKFEAEMTVLEKIGERPPFNENKMMGMMNLQVFSFNRLAWYWLQDTDIFIKPQLTSSGLSMLVRKLLIDYEQQLVIYRGEVRKTGFVQQLTDLFLELRTGRISQDDLAGLIHQLGSSPQEVDFQLKLKDISLLYQAFDASLMGKYVETEDIMTALIKKLQEVDLSETIIYIESYFRFTAQEQALILALMHSAKKVTISLTLDKGYPSEKPGMHELFQAAGETYYKLYQLARTEHIPVAPDRLIQQIDASYCEELNQLEDFWVESTKLSPIDFNLKKQQLPMDDCVKIWVAEDKQAEVSHVAKEIRKMIKSEKYRYKDILILTRNTQDYLTILGPIFAENGIETFIDSADLMTQHPLVELIDAILTIKRKNWRYTDVMRLLRTELFIPELSSELPVDRKTRIQSIQNQVNQFRNKIDLTENVVLAYGYEGYQWTMKEPWHYTKFYYDDTDFQSDSDQRIENTANQVRFLLKNALLPFFAQLEKAKTGADAAKILYLFLEKIGVDTQLTFWRDQAIESNDLETAKKHEQIWAVLLQLLDEYVEVLGEESFEMESFQAILSAGFENASYSIVPPNIDQVIFSGLEGTRIATAKITFLLGMTDVHMPAKSENKSMLTNEDRTFFSEFLASGKYLKPSSEDLMASEPFIAYNAFLDSSEQLIFSYPLNSDSKETAKLSPYLERIGKQFSLPIQFKGSEISSIENPTPKETLSFIGTKQSTMSQLLLVLRKEQDKKGELSPFWKGVYCYFKRDKNLALPFHHLLTSLVKKNIPHPLKSEIATSLYGKDLYLSVSRLETFYADPYNHFLQYGLKLKERDRFGLSPAGTGEFFHDALDQLFKSLLTRELTLANLDTETIELITDEVLAVLFKKPKFSILSASNRMKFIRSQLSQTIKRMVWALGNQSRRTNMKTVQTEVLFGQLANQKGIEGLSFPLNNGGTLFIRGKIDRVDAVEVENQHYLSVVDYKSSAHKFNYFEAYYGLAMQMITYLDTALSNATELIGHSAKPVGAFYVHVKNPFIKETKITDEESIATEFLKEFKLDGLLLEEEELLLALDHTIEPTTASFVYPFKQLKDKSLKSSGFVTLEEMAALRMHNQKLIMDAGNAITKGVTTLHPFFEKKQHISTVSGEFKAVSQFDYMLPENNYRKEEKLKREDILKLILAEKEENE, encoded by the coding sequence ATGGGGTTGCAGTTTATTTTAGGTCGAGCTAATCGTGATAAAAGAGGTTTTATGTTAGATGAGATTGCCACTACACTGAATACGAACAAACAAGCTAAGGTATTTTATTTGGTTCCAGACCATATTAAATTCGAAGCTGAGATGACTGTACTTGAAAAAATTGGAGAACGTCCTCCTTTTAATGAAAATAAAATGATGGGTATGATGAATCTTCAAGTATTCAGTTTCAATCGTTTAGCATGGTATTGGCTTCAAGATACGGATATATTTATTAAACCACAATTAACAAGTTCTGGTTTATCTATGCTCGTACGCAAGTTATTAATCGACTATGAGCAACAATTGGTCATTTATCGTGGAGAAGTGCGGAAAACAGGTTTTGTTCAACAATTAACGGATTTATTTTTAGAACTAAGAACAGGCCGAATTAGTCAAGATGACTTAGCTGGATTGATTCACCAGTTAGGATCAAGCCCACAAGAAGTTGATTTTCAATTAAAACTAAAAGATATCTCTTTATTGTATCAAGCTTTTGATGCTTCTTTAATGGGTAAGTATGTCGAAACAGAAGATATCATGACGGCACTGATTAAAAAATTACAAGAAGTAGATCTTTCAGAGACGATTATTTATATTGAAAGTTACTTTCGGTTTACCGCTCAAGAACAAGCATTGATTCTAGCTTTAATGCACTCAGCTAAAAAAGTGACTATTTCCTTGACATTAGATAAAGGTTATCCGAGTGAAAAACCAGGGATGCATGAACTTTTCCAAGCAGCTGGCGAAACGTATTACAAATTATACCAACTGGCTCGCACTGAGCATATTCCAGTTGCGCCTGATCGATTGATTCAACAAATCGACGCTTCTTATTGTGAAGAATTAAATCAATTAGAAGATTTTTGGGTAGAGTCAACTAAATTGAGTCCCATTGATTTTAATCTAAAAAAACAACAGCTTCCAATGGATGATTGTGTTAAAATCTGGGTAGCTGAAGATAAACAAGCAGAAGTATCCCATGTTGCAAAAGAAATTAGAAAAATGATAAAAAGTGAAAAATACCGGTATAAAGATATCTTAATCTTAACTCGAAATACGCAAGATTATTTAACGATTCTAGGGCCTATTTTTGCGGAAAACGGCATTGAAACATTTATTGATAGTGCTGATTTAATGACTCAACATCCACTAGTGGAGCTAATTGATGCAATACTAACAATTAAACGGAAAAATTGGCGTTATACAGATGTCATGCGTTTACTACGCACAGAGTTGTTTATTCCAGAACTGTCTAGTGAATTGCCTGTTGACAGAAAAACTCGAATTCAATCTATCCAAAATCAAGTCAATCAGTTTCGTAATAAAATTGATTTAACTGAGAACGTTGTGCTAGCTTATGGGTACGAAGGTTACCAATGGACTATGAAAGAGCCTTGGCATTATACCAAGTTCTACTATGATGATACTGACTTTCAATCTGACTCAGACCAACGTATTGAAAACACTGCTAACCAAGTAAGATTTTTATTAAAAAATGCTCTGCTTCCTTTTTTTGCTCAGCTTGAAAAGGCTAAAACTGGAGCTGATGCTGCAAAAATACTTTATCTATTTTTAGAAAAAATAGGAGTAGATACTCAATTAACTTTTTGGCGAGACCAAGCGATTGAAAGCAACGATTTAGAAACGGCTAAAAAACATGAACAGATTTGGGCCGTTCTTTTGCAGTTATTAGATGAATATGTAGAAGTATTGGGTGAAGAAAGTTTTGAAATGGAAAGTTTCCAAGCTATTCTATCAGCTGGTTTTGAGAATGCGTCTTATAGCATTGTGCCGCCTAATATTGATCAAGTTATCTTTTCAGGTCTTGAAGGAACAAGAATTGCTACAGCAAAAATTACTTTTTTATTAGGAATGACAGATGTCCATATGCCTGCTAAATCTGAAAATAAGAGTATGTTAACAAATGAGGATCGCACCTTTTTCTCTGAATTTTTAGCTTCTGGGAAATATTTAAAACCGTCATCGGAAGATTTAATGGCTTCTGAGCCTTTTATTGCTTACAATGCCTTTTTAGATTCCTCAGAGCAACTGATTTTTTCTTATCCGCTTAACAGTGATTCCAAAGAAACAGCTAAACTATCGCCTTATCTAGAGCGGATAGGAAAGCAATTTTCTCTTCCTATTCAATTTAAAGGATCAGAAATTAGTTCAATAGAAAATCCAACACCTAAAGAAACGCTAAGTTTTATTGGAACCAAGCAAAGTACAATGAGCCAACTATTATTAGTCCTTCGCAAAGAGCAAGATAAAAAAGGAGAGTTGTCCCCATTTTGGAAAGGAGTGTATTGCTATTTCAAACGAGATAAAAATCTAGCATTACCCTTTCATCATTTGTTAACGAGCTTAGTAAAGAAAAATATTCCACATCCGTTAAAAAGTGAGATTGCCACTAGTTTGTATGGGAAAGATCTCTATTTATCGGTTTCTCGTTTAGAAACCTTTTATGCAGACCCTTACAATCATTTTTTACAATATGGGCTTAAATTAAAAGAACGAGATCGATTCGGTTTATCGCCGGCAGGAACAGGTGAATTCTTTCATGATGCGTTGGATCAACTATTCAAGTCTTTATTAACTAGAGAGTTGACGTTAGCTAATTTAGACACTGAAACGATTGAACTCATTACAGATGAGGTCTTAGCTGTTTTATTCAAAAAGCCAAAATTCTCTATTTTATCTGCTTCTAATCGAATGAAATTCATTCGCAGTCAATTAAGCCAAACCATTAAAAGAATGGTGTGGGCACTAGGCAATCAAAGCAGAAGGACAAATATGAAGACTGTTCAAACAGAAGTCTTATTTGGTCAGCTAGCTAATCAAAAAGGAATTGAAGGGCTATCTTTTCCCTTAAATAATGGTGGAACTCTTTTTATCCGCGGCAAAATTGATCGGGTTGATGCAGTAGAAGTAGAGAATCAACATTATTTAAGCGTTGTTGACTATAAATCAAGTGCACATAAGTTTAATTATTTTGAAGCGTATTATGGCTTAGCTATGCAAATGATTACGTATTTGGATACGGCTTTAAGCAACGCAACAGAATTAATTGGGCATTCAGCTAAACCTGTTGGAGCATTTTATGTGCATGTAAAGAACCCTTTTATTAAAGAAACAAAGATAACAGATGAAGAGTCGATAGCCACAGAATTTTTAAAAGAATTTAAATTAGATGGGCTTCTTCTAGAGGAAGAAGAATTATTATTAGCTTTAGATCATACAATTGAACCGACGACAGCTTCATTTGTTTATCCATTCAAACAGCTTAAAGATAAATCATTGAAATCAAGTGGATTTGTCACACTTGAAGAAATGGCGGCTTTAAGAATGCACAACCAAAAACTAATCATGGATGCCGGAAATGCCATCACAAAAGGCGTCACAACGCTCCATCCATTTTTTGAAAAAAAACAACATATCTCTACTGTTAGCGGCGAATTCAAAGCAGTCTCTCAGTTTGATTATATGCTGCCTGAAAATAACTACCGAAAAGAAGAGAAATTAAAGCGTGAGGATATTCTCAAGTTAATTTTAGCAGAAAAGGAGGAAAATGAATGA